A DNA window from Streptomyces sp. 71268 contains the following coding sequences:
- a CDS encoding aldo/keto reductase — MSKVPSITLNTGAPLPQLGFGVWQVENDAATAAVSTALEAGYRSVDTAAAYENEEGTGKAVAESGIPREELFITTKVWNTDQGYDATLRAFDSSLSKLGLDYVDLYLIHWPVPARDAYVDTYKALEKIHAEGRAKAIGVSNFHPAHLERLLAETSVVPALNQIELHPHLQQGALRAFHAEHGIATEAWSPLGSGKGLLDDPKIGAIAAKHGKSPAQAVLRWHLQLGNVVIPKSVTPSRIRENIDVFDFELDADDLATLAGLDAGRRTGPDPDTFDVG; from the coding sequence GTGAGCAAGGTCCCCTCAATCACCCTGAACACCGGCGCCCCGCTGCCGCAGCTTGGCTTCGGCGTGTGGCAGGTGGAGAACGACGCGGCCACCGCCGCGGTGAGCACGGCCCTTGAGGCCGGCTATCGCAGTGTGGACACGGCCGCCGCGTACGAGAACGAAGAGGGCACGGGCAAGGCGGTCGCCGAGTCGGGCATTCCCCGCGAGGAACTGTTCATCACGACGAAGGTCTGGAACACCGACCAAGGGTACGACGCGACGCTGCGCGCCTTCGACTCCTCGCTCAGCAAGCTGGGCCTCGACTACGTGGACCTGTACCTGATCCACTGGCCGGTGCCCGCCCGGGACGCCTACGTGGACACGTACAAGGCGCTGGAGAAGATCCACGCCGAGGGTCGCGCCAAGGCGATCGGCGTGTCCAACTTCCACCCCGCGCACCTGGAGCGGCTGCTCGCCGAGACCTCGGTGGTCCCCGCGCTCAACCAGATCGAGCTGCACCCGCACCTCCAGCAGGGCGCGCTGCGCGCCTTCCACGCCGAGCACGGCATCGCCACCGAGGCGTGGTCCCCGCTGGGTTCCGGCAAGGGCCTGCTCGACGACCCGAAGATCGGCGCCATCGCGGCCAAGCACGGCAAGTCCCCGGCCCAGGCCGTCCTGCGCTGGCACCTCCAGCTCGGGAACGTGGTCATCCCCAAGTCGGTGACCCCCTCGCGCATCCGCGAGAACATCGACGTGTTCGACTTCGAGCTGGACGCTGACGACCTCGCGACCCTGGCCGGCCTCGACGCCGGTCGGCGCACCGGGCCGGACCCGGACACCTTCGACGTGGGCTGA
- a CDS encoding long-chain fatty acid--CoA ligase, producing MREFTVPPLVTAPQVGGLADAVFDHAADDPGRVTFARKVDGRWRDVTSGEFRDEVLALAKGLLVRGVRFGDRVGIMCRTRYEWTLFDFALWSIGAQSVPLYPSSSAEQVLWTLHDAEVRACVVEHEDHAMTVGSVIDRLPRLTQLWQLDAGALADLLACGRDLDDDVVHRHRLALTPDSTATIIYTSGTTGRPKGCVLTHANFMAEADNIVARYESVFHSRPGDEASTLLFLPLAHVFGRMVQVAAVRCRVKLGHQPELSAAALLPDLRTFRPTFILAVPHIFERVFAAARRSAEAAGKAGPFDKAFEVAVRHAEAAERRAFGAGGGPGAALRVQHQLYEKLVYGKIREAMGGRIRHAMSGGSAMERRLGLFFAGAGITIFEGYGLTESTAAATANPPERPRFGTVGLPIPGTTVRLADDGEVLVRGGQVFAGYLGDPKATAAALRDGWLATGDIGALDEDGYLTITGRKKEVLVTSGGKTVSPLALEERVRAHPLVAQCVVVGNDRPFVAALVTLDPDAVAHWLQMRDKPRLPPAELVRDPDLEAEIRRAVVAANTLVSHPESIRTFRILAAQFSEEQGLLTPSLKLRRKAIEQAYASEVEALYST from the coding sequence TTGCGCGAGTTCACCGTCCCACCCCTGGTGACGGCGCCGCAGGTCGGAGGGCTGGCGGACGCCGTGTTCGACCATGCCGCCGACGACCCGGGGCGGGTGACGTTCGCGCGCAAGGTCGACGGCCGCTGGCGGGACGTGACCTCGGGCGAGTTCCGCGACGAGGTGCTGGCCCTGGCCAAGGGCCTGCTCGTGCGGGGCGTACGGTTCGGCGACCGGGTCGGGATCATGTGCCGCACGCGCTACGAGTGGACCCTGTTCGACTTCGCGCTGTGGTCGATCGGCGCCCAGTCCGTACCGCTGTACCCCAGCTCGTCCGCCGAGCAGGTGCTGTGGACGCTGCACGACGCCGAGGTGCGGGCGTGCGTGGTCGAGCACGAGGACCACGCCATGACCGTCGGCTCCGTCATCGACCGGCTGCCCCGGCTCACCCAGCTCTGGCAACTGGACGCCGGGGCGCTGGCGGACCTGCTCGCCTGCGGGCGGGACCTGGACGACGACGTGGTGCACCGGCACCGGCTGGCGCTGACCCCCGACTCGACCGCGACGATCATCTACACCTCGGGCACGACGGGCCGCCCCAAGGGCTGCGTCCTGACCCACGCCAACTTCATGGCGGAAGCCGACAACATCGTCGCGCGCTACGAGTCGGTGTTCCACTCCCGGCCCGGCGACGAGGCGAGCACCCTGCTGTTCCTGCCACTGGCCCACGTCTTCGGGCGGATGGTGCAGGTCGCCGCCGTGCGGTGCCGGGTGAAGCTGGGCCACCAGCCGGAGCTGTCCGCCGCCGCCCTGCTGCCGGACCTGCGCACCTTCCGACCCACCTTCATCTTGGCCGTTCCCCACATCTTCGAGCGCGTCTTCGCCGCGGCCCGGCGCAGTGCCGAGGCGGCGGGCAAAGCGGGCCCCTTCGACAAGGCGTTCGAGGTGGCGGTGCGGCACGCGGAGGCCGCCGAACGCCGGGCGTTCGGCGCCGGCGGCGGCCCCGGCGCCGCCCTGCGCGTCCAGCACCAGCTCTACGAGAAGCTCGTCTACGGCAAGATCCGCGAGGCCATGGGCGGGCGCATCCGGCACGCGATGTCGGGCGGCTCGGCGATGGAACGGCGGCTCGGGCTGTTCTTCGCGGGCGCCGGCATCACCATCTTCGAGGGGTACGGACTGACCGAGTCGACGGCGGCGGCCACCGCCAACCCGCCCGAGCGCCCCCGCTTCGGCACCGTCGGCCTGCCCATCCCCGGCACCACGGTGCGGCTCGCCGACGACGGCGAGGTGCTGGTGCGCGGCGGGCAGGTCTTCGCCGGCTACCTCGGCGACCCGAAGGCGACCGCCGCCGCGCTGCGCGACGGCTGGCTGGCCACCGGCGACATCGGAGCCCTCGACGAGGACGGCTACCTCACCATCACCGGCCGGAAGAAGGAGGTCCTGGTGACCTCCGGCGGCAAGACCGTCTCGCCCCTGGCCCTGGAGGAGCGGGTGCGGGCCCATCCGCTGGTCGCGCAGTGCGTCGTGGTCGGCAACGACCGCCCGTTCGTCGCGGCGCTGGTCACCCTCGACCCGGACGCGGTCGCGCACTGGCTCCAGATGCGCGACAAGCCCCGCCTGCCGCCGGCCGAGCTGGTCCGCGACCCCGATCTGGAGGCCGAGATCCGGCGGGCCGTGGTGGCGGCCAACACGCTGGTCTCCCACCCCGAGTCGATCCGTACGTTCCGGATACTGGCCGCCCAGTTCAGCGAGGAACAGGGGCTGCTCACGCCGTCCCTCAAGCTCAGGCGGAAGGCCATCGAGCAGGCGTACGCCAGTGAGGTCGAGGCGCTCTACAGCACCTGA
- a CDS encoding S1 family peptidase, translating to MLRRRGLIAGCAIAMSAFSLTTLPAVADNGPSSASTVAAESATPALPAGMLKAMERDLGLTPTEAKERIANEYRAATLEAKLRGTVGADFGGSWLTGDDARLVVATTDPADSAPISATGAKAQVVKHTLKELDAAKSALDRAARGNSTKAAPVWYVDVKSNSVVVRASDPAAARTLIAKSGADSSLVRVVKSAEQPRTFYDVRGGDAYYIGSGSRCSVGFSVTKGTQQGFATAGHCGRAGQSTTGYNRVAQGTFQASRFPGADMAWVAVNSQWTARPWVKGPSGNVTVSGSQQTAVGGSICRSGSTTGWHCGTVQQHNTSVSYPQGTVSGVTRTSVCAEPGDSGGSYISGSQAQGVTSGGSGNCSSGGTTYHQPINPILSAYGLKLVTG from the coding sequence ATGCTCCGCAGACGTGGCTTGATCGCTGGTTGCGCCATCGCCATGAGCGCCTTCTCCCTGACCACCCTTCCCGCCGTGGCCGACAACGGCCCCTCGTCCGCTTCCACCGTCGCCGCCGAGAGCGCCACCCCCGCGCTGCCGGCCGGCATGCTCAAGGCGATGGAGCGCGACCTCGGCCTGACCCCCACTGAGGCCAAGGAGCGCATAGCGAACGAGTACCGGGCCGCCACCCTGGAGGCCAAGCTCCGCGGCACGGTCGGCGCCGACTTCGGTGGCTCCTGGCTGACCGGCGACGACGCCCGCCTGGTCGTCGCCACCACCGACCCGGCCGACAGCGCCCCCATCTCCGCCACCGGCGCCAAGGCCCAGGTCGTCAAGCACACCCTGAAGGAACTGGACGCCGCGAAGAGCGCGCTCGACCGGGCGGCCCGCGGCAACTCCACCAAGGCCGCCCCGGTCTGGTACGTGGACGTCAAGTCCAACAGCGTCGTGGTCCGCGCCTCCGACCCGGCCGCCGCCCGCACCCTGATCGCCAAGAGCGGTGCGGACAGCTCGCTGGTGCGCGTGGTCAAGTCCGCCGAGCAGCCGCGGACGTTCTACGACGTGCGCGGCGGCGACGCGTACTACATCGGCAGCGGCTCGCGCTGCTCCGTCGGCTTCTCGGTGACCAAGGGCACCCAGCAGGGCTTCGCCACCGCCGGTCACTGCGGCCGCGCCGGCCAGTCCACCACCGGCTACAACCGCGTGGCGCAGGGCACCTTCCAGGCGTCCCGCTTCCCCGGTGCCGACATGGCCTGGGTCGCCGTCAACAGCCAGTGGACGGCCCGCCCGTGGGTGAAGGGCCCGAGCGGCAACGTCACCGTCTCCGGCTCGCAGCAGACCGCCGTCGGCGGCTCGATCTGCCGCTCCGGTTCCACCACCGGCTGGCACTGCGGCACCGTGCAGCAGCACAACACCAGCGTCAGCTACCCGCAGGGCACCGTCTCCGGCGTGACGCGCACCAGCGTCTGCGCCGAGCCCGGCGACTCCGGTGGTTCGTACATCTCCGGCAGCCAGGCGCAGGGTGTCACCTCCGGTGGCTCCGGCAACTGCAGCAGCGGTGGCACCACGTACCACCAGCCGATCAACCCGATCCTGAGCGCCTACGGGCTCAAGCTGGTCACCGGCTGA
- a CDS encoding SDR family oxidoreductase, translating to MSTSDTTPAPAPNSPLADRTVVILGGGSGMGYAVARRSVAHGARVVLGGRTADRLAAAAETLGERASWRTVDTTDQDSLAAFFAPLERVDHLFTPAASYQTGPMLELDDEAAESPFTSKFWGQYYAVKHAAPKLARDGSVVLVSGAASVRPFGAAPAYAACNAAVEGLGRGLAVELAPVRVNVVSPGALDGDLWGRRPAEVREEGFARYREATVLDRIGTEDEVADSVVFLFGNRNMTGSTLYPDGGYALR from the coding sequence ATGTCCACCTCGGACACGACCCCAGCCCCCGCCCCGAACTCGCCGCTCGCCGACCGCACCGTCGTCATCCTCGGCGGCGGCTCCGGCATGGGATACGCCGTGGCGCGCCGCTCGGTGGCGCACGGGGCCCGGGTGGTGCTCGGCGGGCGCACGGCCGACCGACTGGCCGCCGCGGCCGAGACGCTCGGGGAGCGGGCGAGTTGGCGCACGGTGGACACCACCGACCAGGATTCGCTGGCGGCCTTCTTCGCCCCGCTGGAGCGCGTGGACCACCTGTTCACGCCGGCCGCCTCGTACCAGACGGGGCCCATGCTGGAGCTGGACGACGAGGCGGCCGAGTCCCCCTTCACCTCGAAGTTCTGGGGGCAGTACTACGCGGTCAAGCACGCCGCGCCCAAGCTGGCCCGCGACGGCTCGGTGGTGCTGGTCTCCGGTGCGGCGAGCGTGCGCCCGTTCGGCGCGGCCCCCGCGTACGCGGCGTGCAACGCGGCCGTCGAGGGGCTCGGGCGCGGCCTCGCCGTGGAGCTGGCCCCGGTGCGGGTCAACGTCGTCTCGCCCGGCGCCCTCGACGGCGACCTGTGGGGGCGCCGCCCGGCCGAGGTGCGGGAGGAGGGCTTCGCGCGCTACCGCGAGGCCACGGTCCTGGACCGGATAGGCACCGAGGACGAGGTGGCCGACAGCGTGGTGTTCCTGTTCGGCAACCGCAACATGACCGGATCCACGCTCTACCCCGACGGCGGATACGCGCTGCGCTGA
- a CDS encoding class I SAM-dependent methyltransferase, with the protein MTQAHSHPHTHRPADQPSTGQPHGHAHHHADLDWATEGPRLVREAEVYQPVTEQVLGWLREQLAATGGRPGAVRRVLDIGSGPGVATCLLAEAFPEAEVVAVDAAQPLLDLTAERAARRGLGDRVSTLLADLPDGVAGAAPEEAGPLVAGIGEADLIWSRKVLHHVGDQRDIVRRLARALRPGGLMALTEGGLPLRFLPRDFGLGRPGLQARLTTATEERFDGMRAGLPGSTRVVEDWAALLTDAGLREAASRSFLLDLPAPLGADGRAYLTSVLSRFQEHAPELLDAEDAIVLDQLLDPENPEGIARRRDVFVLTAETVHTAHA; encoded by the coding sequence ATGACCCAGGCGCACTCCCACCCGCACACCCATCGGCCCGCGGACCAACCGTCCACGGGCCAGCCGCACGGACACGCCCACCACCACGCGGACCTGGACTGGGCGACGGAGGGGCCCCGCCTGGTGCGCGAGGCCGAGGTGTACCAGCCCGTCACCGAGCAGGTGCTCGGCTGGCTGCGCGAGCAGTTGGCCGCGACGGGCGGGCGGCCCGGCGCGGTGCGGCGCGTGCTCGACATCGGCAGCGGCCCCGGGGTCGCCACCTGCCTGCTCGCCGAGGCGTTTCCGGAGGCCGAGGTCGTCGCGGTGGACGCGGCTCAACCACTCCTCGACCTCACCGCCGAGCGCGCCGCGCGCCGCGGCCTCGGCGACCGGGTCAGCACGCTGCTGGCCGACCTCCCGGACGGCGTCGCCGGCGCCGCGCCCGAGGAGGCGGGCCCTCTCGTGGCCGGCATCGGCGAGGCCGACCTCATCTGGTCCCGCAAGGTGCTGCACCACGTCGGCGACCAGCGCGACATCGTGCGGCGGCTGGCCCGCGCGCTGCGCCCGGGCGGGCTGATGGCCCTGACCGAGGGCGGGCTGCCGCTACGGTTCCTGCCCCGCGACTTCGGCCTCGGCCGGCCCGGCCTCCAGGCCCGGCTGACCACGGCCACCGAGGAGCGGTTCGACGGCATGCGGGCCGGGCTGCCGGGCAGCACCCGGGTGGTCGAGGACTGGGCGGCCCTGCTCACCGACGCCGGCCTGCGCGAGGCCGCCAGCCGCAGCTTCCTGCTCGACCTGCCGGCGCCGCTCGGCGCGGACGGGCGCGCGTACCTGACCTCCGTCCTGTCCCGCTTCCAGGAGCACGCGCCGGAGCTGCTGGACGCGGAGGACGCGATCGTGCTCGACCAGTTGCTCGACCCCGAGAACCCCGAGGGCATCGCCCGCCGCCGGGACGTGTTCGTGCTGACGGCCGAGACCGTGCACACCGCGCACGCGTAG
- a CDS encoding MFS transporter, with product MTTPSVDPAGCQSAPVRTPLRRTRDFRNLWLSRVLSVLGSSVTLVAMPVLVYQETRSPFLVSLVAAGEALPYVLFGLLAGALADRVRRRRLMVAADLLNCACVGSVPLAAALGALTPAHILAAAFLSSTLSVFFDAAGYGLLPAAVGRDRLAEANSALWGGETAVRIAGTAMAGTLIAGTSASGALTLDALSFLASALLLRGVGHAPTHPGDGATARPGLLASIREGLRFLWGHPVLRTMTVAGGLQSFAGGAFIGQLVIFADRELDIGASDARIGLLFTSWSAGGILGSLLLPRLRRRVSAPRIMLVALPASAVLGLAAVLATDWRLALVAIAAWGSTYLLVIVNTMTYAQEVTPEELQGRVNTTRRMLSSGLGVPLGALVASSVTAAVHVRAGLLLAVAAIALASVVVWAAYPSTRAVPEKAVT from the coding sequence ATGACGACACCATCTGTTGACCCGGCGGGCTGCCAGTCGGCGCCCGTGAGAACCCCGTTGCGCAGGACGCGCGACTTCCGGAACCTCTGGCTGTCCCGGGTGCTTTCCGTACTAGGTTCGTCCGTCACCCTCGTGGCGATGCCGGTGCTGGTGTACCAGGAAACAAGGTCTCCCTTCCTCGTTTCCCTGGTCGCCGCGGGCGAGGCCCTGCCCTACGTGCTCTTCGGGCTGCTCGCCGGGGCCCTCGCCGACCGGGTGCGCCGCCGCCGGCTCATGGTCGCCGCCGACCTGCTCAACTGCGCCTGCGTCGGCAGCGTGCCCCTCGCCGCCGCCCTGGGCGCGCTGACCCCCGCCCACATCCTGGCGGCCGCGTTCCTGTCGTCCACGCTGTCCGTCTTCTTCGACGCGGCCGGCTACGGACTCCTCCCGGCCGCCGTGGGCCGCGACCGGCTCGCCGAGGCCAACAGCGCGCTGTGGGGCGGCGAGACGGCCGTGCGAATCGCGGGAACGGCGATGGCCGGCACCCTGATCGCCGGCACCAGCGCCTCCGGCGCGCTCACCTTGGACGCGCTGTCCTTCCTCGCCTCCGCGCTGCTGCTCCGGGGCGTCGGGCACGCGCCGACCCACCCGGGCGACGGCGCGACGGCCCGGCCCGGGCTGCTGGCCTCCATCCGCGAGGGGCTGCGCTTCCTGTGGGGGCACCCGGTGTTGCGGACCATGACCGTCGCCGGTGGCCTCCAGTCCTTCGCGGGCGGCGCCTTCATCGGCCAGTTGGTCATCTTCGCCGACCGCGAACTCGACATCGGCGCGTCGGACGCCAGGATCGGGCTGCTCTTCACGTCCTGGAGCGCCGGCGGCATTCTCGGATCGCTGCTGCTACCACGGTTGCGGCGCCGGGTCAGCGCCCCGCGGATCATGCTGGTCGCGCTGCCGGCGAGCGCGGTGCTCGGCCTCGCGGCCGTGCTGGCCACCGACTGGCGCCTCGCGCTGGTCGCGATCGCCGCCTGGGGCTCGACCTATCTGCTGGTCATCGTCAACACCATGACCTACGCCCAGGAGGTCACCCCCGAGGAACTCCAGGGCCGGGTGAACACGACCCGGCGCATGCTCTCGTCCGGCCTCGGGGTCCCGCTGGGAGCGCTGGTCGCGAGTTCGGTGACGGCCGCCGTCCACGTGCGCGCCGGACTGCTCCTGGCGGTGGCCGCGATCGCCCTGGCCTCGGTGGTCGTCTGGGCCGCCTACCCCAGCACGCGCGCCGTGCCCGAGAAGGCGGTGACCTGA
- a CDS encoding LysR family transcriptional regulator: protein MELELRHLRAIRAIADTGSLTKAAASLGLAQPALSTQLKRIERALGGPLFVRDRTGARPTPLGELVLDRARVLLPAVRELQEEAVRFANAWAHIQRFRIGGTHGPLLGGLIDRLATAHPSAPVSTYTSWSVQELSTMVVEGRLDYALVGVCGQSPPPVADQLTWQPIGTDPVFVMLVEDHPLAGEAELKLSALASESWTNVPGDGCFGDCFAAACARAGFTPVSVFETDTASCVHLVQVGRAVGLCRATFPPTPGVVVRPLAGAPLSWRHMIGWHPGAPAADTAPAVAGHARATHADAVRRSEPYATWLRSHARCSAAFGTATVGPAAP, encoded by the coding sequence ATGGAGCTTGAGTTGCGGCACCTCAGAGCGATACGCGCGATAGCCGACACCGGCTCGCTGACCAAGGCCGCAGCCTCGTTGGGACTCGCGCAGCCGGCCCTCAGTACCCAGCTCAAGCGGATTGAGCGGGCACTGGGCGGACCGCTGTTCGTTCGGGACCGCACCGGGGCGAGACCGACCCCGCTGGGCGAGTTGGTCCTGGACCGGGCCCGGGTGCTGCTGCCCGCGGTGCGCGAGCTCCAGGAGGAGGCCGTGCGGTTCGCGAACGCGTGGGCGCACATCCAGCGGTTCCGCATCGGCGGCACCCACGGACCACTCCTCGGCGGCCTCATCGACCGGTTGGCGACGGCCCACCCGTCCGCCCCGGTCAGCACGTACACCTCCTGGTCCGTACAGGAGTTGAGCACGATGGTCGTCGAGGGGCGGTTGGACTACGCGCTCGTCGGCGTGTGCGGGCAGAGCCCGCCGCCGGTGGCCGACCAACTGACCTGGCAGCCGATCGGCACCGACCCGGTCTTCGTGATGCTGGTCGAGGACCATCCGCTGGCGGGCGAGGCGGAGTTGAAGCTGAGCGCGCTGGCGTCGGAGTCGTGGACGAACGTACCCGGTGACGGGTGCTTCGGGGACTGCTTCGCCGCGGCCTGCGCACGCGCCGGCTTCACACCGGTTTCCGTCTTCGAGACCGATACGGCCTCCTGCGTGCACCTGGTCCAGGTGGGCCGCGCCGTGGGCCTGTGCCGGGCCACCTTCCCGCCGACGCCCGGCGTGGTCGTCCGGCCGCTGGCCGGGGCGCCGCTGAGCTGGCGGCACATGATCGGCTGGCACCCCGGCGCGCCGGCCGCCGACACCGCGCCCGCCGTCGCGGGGCACGCCAGGGCCACGCACGCGGACGCGGTGCGGCGCAGCGAGCCGTACGCGACCTGGCTGCGGTCCCACGCGCGATGTAGCGCGGCCTTCGGCACGGCCACGGTCGGCCCGGCCGCCCCCTGA